The following DNA comes from Naumovozyma dairenensis CBS 421 chromosome 4, complete genome.
atttatttattatctgaCCTTCActgtaataataatatagtTATAGTTAAATTGATAGGGCACGTGCTTTCCCCAAAGGAAGCCCGGGTAATCTTAAATAGCCGCCCAGCACCCTTATTATAAGATTATAAGGTCTATACTCTAAATAAACTCTAGTTTAGTAAGCTTTAGCACACGTCTTGATAGAATATACTCTTCTTTAGTAGCTATGTTTGTATATGACTCCAGTAGAAACACTATTACAACGATGATAATGGAGGAGTACTATGAACACAACTTTTTTGCTACATGTGGGCAATAtcacaaaaaaaaactattgGTACTGACATCAACACAACTGGGGGACGATGGATTCCTCTTCCAGAAGACAAGCTAGACGTTATAATTCATCAGAAGGTAAGACTAATGTTACTTTCTATCGAGAGAGGGCAGTGTAGTCTTTGGTTACCGCGAAACGTACATTATATCATGTTAACGCGCGTGAATGAGAATACTGGCGGCTATTCTTTAATCGTTAGCCTACTCTAAGATTTCTTTTATCAATACTATGTAATATAAACAGTCAAGGGCACTATTAGTGTGGAACCAACCCCATTGTTAGAAGGTATTACTCACATCCATTTTCCAATCTTGAGAGTATATTCAAATGGAGAGAAGTgctttggaaaatttaaatatacTATTCATCGATGTCGATTTCGATCTCGACTTCGGTCCCAATGATAGTACTACATATGCTTCAGAAAACAAACCCAGATGGTACGAAGAAAGTATCTCAAACTTACCAAGATCCCATTACCATGTCTTAAATAGTGATGATATCCCCGTACTTTGGCCTGAATTTACATTCAATGATTGGAAAAAATGgtttttagaaaaattcaaccatcatcaagaagaaattcatATCATTGTCTCAAATACAATTAATTTAccattttacaaaatggTAACATATGATCTTATGATTCCCGTAGTATCAATCTATTGGTTGGAACAAGTTCTTGCCAGATCATCAGCACTAGATAATGCCAATACCAACAACACTAAgttatttttgaaatttaacAACTTTTCTCCATCAGATGGTAATcaattattaccattcaAAGATGAAATCTTTTACATCTCCAAGTCATCTGTCACTAAATTGGAATACATTTTCTATTCTAAATTAATTCAATACATGGGAGGTACTATGACTGATTTACTATCAACATCTGTCACCAAAATAGTTACAAATGATCCAAATGACATGGTTTGTACCACGATTAATTCCATGGAATATCATGACGACCATAAGAACATAACTTTATTCAAagagaaatcaaatataatgTTCATCTTACCATGTTATATAATCTATATTTTCCAGaaaattatattgtttCAAGATCATAATGACGataatagtaatgataCAATcccaattgaagaatttaaattGAACTCGAATGAAGATGACTTCAAGAAATCACTGGttaaatcaaataatttatggaaacaaatattgaaacttaaaaaaaataccaCCTCAGGCGATGGTAAGAAATCacaaatttttaaaaatcTTTATGTAACAGTTTCCAAATCAATGAGTAAAGATTTCAATATAAATCTACAGAAattcattacaaaattaATAAGGTATCATTATGGGAAAATCACCACAAAACTAACAGATCCAAGAACAGACACATTAATAACATCTACAGCAATGGATCCAACATATAAAGATTGCCTTTCAACCAATGcgaaaaataaatgtaaCTTCATAGGAACACCATTTTGGATCCTTGATATGCATTATCAAGCAACATTTAGATCACCATTAGAGAACATTTTTTGGTCCCCCATTAAACActtatcatcttcatcttcatcatcattgaagaagaaaaatacgAGATTTAATATCTCATATACGGGATTCTTCGGATTACAAAGATTGTATATACATAACTTAATACTATTATTGAATGCTAACCCGATGCCTCAATTATCAACAAAATTGACCACTCATCTAATTTCTAAATTTGATCCCATTGAAACCcatgataacaataaaaaattgaaaattgcAACTGCCCGTGGTATCAAGATTGTAAGTTCATTTTGGTTAGAAGATTCTTATGTCAAGAACAATGGTCAATTGATTGATGAGTCgcaaatttcaaaatatcagGAGTTTCATTCTAAGAGAGTTTTGGCACAGATTCATATGAATGAGACAACATATTTATTGAGTGCAAGTATCAACGACAAAGATGAAGGGAAGAACAccaataatgatgatggaaTGCAAACAGAAATACAAGGGATACTTCAGTCTATTAACGAGAATAATGAAGTTTATTCTATGGCCGAAAATATTGTGAAGGAGTCAAATGTTGTTGCATCAGTCATTgataaagagaaagaaacaGATATCGAGATCGATGATGATTCTCTTGAAAAGCTAAGGGCTGTAGAACCAATAACTAAAGATgcaaatgatgatggtcTCCAGACAGGAAGAGTTGCTAAATTCAGATATGAAGGGGAGAAAGATAATTCAAAGAAGCAAGAAAGAATCGTTGAATCTATTAACGAAGAACAACAGGTTGCGGAACAAGAACATGACAGAATAAATGAGGACGaagatattataataaCTCAAGAACTTCTTGCCCCATTAATTGAACATGATGAAATGGCTGTTAATGTTCATGTTGATGTATCGCGacaattaaatattcaagatGGTGAGTTGGAagtaatatcatcatcacaaGATTCTCATTCAAATGATGTCATTTCTAATAAAGTCattgaaggaaaaaatgaaacagaagaacaagatgaTCAATCTAACGATGATACTAACAGAAGTCATAGTCACTCTAATATAGTTACCTCATCGCCTCCTAATGCAGCAGTCGATAAGCCAGTGtccaataatataatgtCGACGAACAAGCTCAAAAAGCCATCTCCATCTACTAAGAATGAGCTTGTTGTCAATACATCCCTAGAGGTTGAAACCACTCCTCCCAtggatgataatgataatagtAGTACAACTACACCAATTTATTCCATGTCCTATCCTATTCATGATGAAAGGAAGGACGAAAGGGACAAAGCCAGTACTATAAGTGAAAGCGTAAAGAATATCTTTACCGAGACACCCATACCGACTTTGGCACCTTTGACTTCGAAGGACGATAGTAATCATGAAAATTCTAGTATTACTGATAATATAGTCGGAAGGCAAGAAGAAATGGATGATAAATATCCCATTGAGATGGAAAATGCACATATTACAGAACAAGAGGCCAAATGGAATAGATTGAAGAGAACATACTCAATTTCGAAGGGAAAAGAAGGCAATGAGTTTGAAGATAGTGATAGAAGCATGACTAAAcgaacaaagaaaataaaatctgataaaaaaaactcTGAATTTGAGGATGATTCAGAAATCGACagatatttatttgatcATTTATCCAAAGCTGCATTCCTTCATTTACCATTATATGACATTGATGCTATCCCAACTAATTGTCTTGAAGATATTACTCCATTTGAAACCAAAGTGTTAAACCGACTTGGTATAAGGATTTATTTTACAATTAATTCAGAAAACATGAATACATTGAATGGTATTATAGCGCcaaagaaatcaagaactatcaaatttttgaaaagttaTAGTTTCCAACCGTTACGATATTTATTACTACCCAATTTCATTTATGATGTATTGAAGGCTTTACGCCAGGGCAAGAGAAAAGATGATAAGAAGAACcatcattataataaaCTAATAGAACCAAGTGGTGTTATCAATGGAGACGAAAGTGATAGTAATAACCTCAATGTTGAATTtgttgataaatattttattccaAATCTTGATATTCCTGCtcaaaaaatttatgaaaTGACGCAATTAAAGGGTAAATTGTTTGAAAGATATGGAATCACTAATGCGaatattttccaagataTTACAGGTGGAGTGGAAActatatcatcaatattacGATCACATGGGATACGTCACATCAATGtgttaaagaaaaatacgAATTTCGCTAAATCCGATCTAATGAGAAACGTTCAAGAAAGTAATAATGGTAGTATTGATATGTTGAGGTTAAATCCAAGAACCTACGGGGAAAATGATGAACCAAAAGAACAAGTAAATGTTGAATATTTGTTAATAGCTCAGAAATCTTCCCAAATCAAGGCATTCAAGCGTGTTATGACTAAAAGCCAAAGTGGCACAGATTATAATGGTGACGGTAATAACAATATGAAAGACGCTGCACAAGAAAGTGAAAATGATCGTCAACATGTCAACGAAGCAAGCCAAAATGCTAGTAGCGAAGACGCAATGGCGACTATCAAAATGACCAGAGTGTCAATGGCTGTTGATTGGAATTGGTGTGTtaattccattttttcattaagtTGTGACTTCAAACCCGATAACCCCCATGTATTGTACGCACTCCGGAGTCCGGATGAGCCAATCAATTGACAGAACGCGCTTActaattaaataattcaaaaagaCCTTAAACCGGAAGTACCGGTAGGGCTATATCCACGGGGTAGATCGGGCCTCTGCCACGGCCGTATCTAAGCAGTAACACATATATTCCCTGTCAACCGTTTACTTCAAAGACAATTGATTTCATAACAGGGTTACCTTCGATACTATATAAAATTCCTGGTCCGTAACGTCCATATAGCGCCAGGAACGGGGAATGGAAGAAACGGGAAGGGGGTCCGTATCGTTTCTTTTCGTCGCACGTTCCTTGATCTGCTTCCACGATACCgtcaatgaaaataataataatagtaataataagcAAGGACAAAGACAAAACAATACCGTAACTGTAACTGTAACTTCAGTAAACCGCCTTCCAATGTGGTCTACCTTTTAGATGCCTTCCACTTCCACGGGGATACCGCTTTGGGGCTTTTCCCTGCTGCTGCATCGTTCTCTTTCGAACAGCGCATTCACGCTCTCTCCCCTTATTGATTAAGGTAAGTTAAGTTAAGTTAAGTTAAGTTAAGTTACTCTCGAACTACACGTACTATACCGTCCATACTATACGTTCGTAAGATCTGCCTTTTTTTCGAACTAGGCGTTCCTCGAGATGTACCTTATAcgtttcttttctttaccTCACTTCACTTCACTTCACTTCACTTCACTTCACTTCACTTCATCGAGAACTGGATGAGCTAAACCTTGTTATTAaggttattattacatgTTGCTTAATATCGTAGAATCGTATTTTATCGATATTCGTTGATGCAGATATATTCTTACCTAGCATCATAGCATacttttatataaatatctCGCAAATTTTATCGTGTAAATCAATAAtcatctttcttctttcagTTCTCTTGCATTTTATATCTTAATAACAGAttacaatatatacattCAAGTAAACCAGTTAATCATTCATACCCTGAATTAAACACACATACACACacaaaacaacaaaatgcTATCTGAACAAACACGTACTATCGTCAAAGCTACCGTACCAGTCTTAGAACAACAAGGTGCTGTTATCACCCGTTGTTTTTACAAGAACATGTTAGGTGAACACACTGAATTACTAAACATTTTCAACAGAGTAAACCAAAAGAAAGGTGCCCAACCAACCGCTTTAGCCACCACAGTCTTAGCTGCCGCAAAGAACATTGATGATTTGACTCCTCTATTGGAACATGTTAAGCAAATCGGTCACAAACATCGTGCTTTACAAATCAAACCAGAACATTACCCAATCGTTGGTGAATACTTATTGAAAGCCATCAAGGAAGTCTTAGGTGATGCTGCTACTCCAGAAATCATTAACGCATGGGGTGAAGCATACGGTGAAATCGCTAACGTTTTCATCTCagttgaaaaggaaatgtACGATGAAGCTGCTTGGAAAGGTTGGGAAGAATTCACAGTTGTCGACAAAGAATTAGTCGCGGATGATATCTATCAATTCACTGTTCAACCTGTTGATTCTACTAAGgttaatttgaaaaatttaccAATCGTCGCTGGTCAATATATTACTGTTAATACTCATCCAATTAGACAAGATAACCATTACGATGCTTTAAGACATTATTCTATTTGTTCTATAAGTGATCAAGGTGGGTTGAAGTTTGGTGTTAAATTAGAATCTtctcaaaataataatccaGTTGGGTTAGTCTCTGAATTTTTACATAAGGATGTTAAAGTTGGTgacaaattgaaattaagCGCCCCAGCTGGTGATTTCgcattgaatgaaaaattaatcaaaCAAAATGATATCCCATTAGTCTTATTATCTGCAGGTGTTGGTGTCACTCCAATCTTATCCATGTTAGAAAAGCAAATTTCTGTTAACCCAGAAAGACCAATCTATTGGATTCAATCTGCTTACGATGACGGTCACTTAGCTTTCAAGAAACAAGTAAATGCTCTATTAGAAAAGGCTCCAAATCATAAGAAAAGTGTTGTTTTGACTAATACTTCAAAGCCAATTGATGCTGAATTCTTAAAGGCTAACGTCCCAGCTCATGCTGATGTTTACTTATGTGGTTCTCTAGGTTTTATGCAAACTATGATTGACCATTTCGGTATTTTGGAACATAAGGCTGATATGATTCATTACGAACCATTTGGCCCAAAGATGTCTACCATCAAGGTTTAAATGAATTGCGGAAATAAGCATATCGTGGCTAGCTATTCctgaataaaaaaaacaaccCTATACAttatgtaattttttttgcaTTAATCTGCTGCTgttatttaatataatgaataaaatcaaaagaaaaaaagtacTTCCTGCAGCTGCTATTACTAACTAGCGTTTGTTATATCtatgtttcaaaaaatgCAGCATAATGAATTACCTATTTATGAATCTAACGTGTaagtatattattataaaacatatatatatatatatatatatcatctaactaataataaaaaaaagaaaaataaaagatacACTTTAGTCTATACAAAGTCCCTTATCCTATTAGCGTGTCCTGGGTTCTTATCTCTTTGTGAGCTCATCATTCTCTTTAGGCTTTCACGAAGTAGGAACGTTACGTAGTTTTTTGATATAATCATTTTCTCTTACAAAATATACATGTTTCAAAAGAATTTATATacataatattatatgacATGTATTTCAAGGGAAATAACGACTAATCACTTCGATGTATCATTCATCCACTTAGGGAGGTATCCTTGTAATTTATAAAACGGCTTCGAAATAATATCCATATTTTTAACCATAGATGAACGTATGAATGCGGCATTTTTCCTAATCTTGTCATTAATCATATCTTGCCTTCTAGTAAAATTAGgcatatatttattttctaaattatatGTTAAGTGTTTAACATTGTTAAAAGTACATGGCATAACAATACTAAAACATGATATCCCCAAAACCATAGGAACAGTATATCTAAGCATGAAGTTCCTTTTACTAACTAATATTGACCCAGTCATAAATGCAACCGCGGTATATGATAAGCCAGGTAGTAATTTTTCCTCAGGATTTGTATGTAAATCTTTTATAGTAGTAGTGatattttgttctttatcAATATATCGTGATGTCGCATCATTTATCTTCCCATTGGTCTTTTCAACAAAACCTGCTAATTTCGTCCTTTGTGAACGAATataatcatttaaataatttggatTGCGAATTGAAATACCATCAATTAGATTATTATCACCGAGTATTTCTTgagtttttttttgaatcttTAGCTGAGGAGTTGTATCATCATTCTTCGCAGCAGTCAAATCAATCGTGTCTGCACTTGGTATGACTCCTTCTTTAACTAAATCTGGTTCTCTATAAAAGTTAATTTCCATTCTTAATAGGCAGTTATATTGATAGATTCTCTTTGTTCAATTCATACACATTCTTTATCTGGCTCTTAAACttgaatcaatttaaaACTCCTGATTCAGTAGAGTTTTCCGTTAAGGGCGTTATATTCTAAGATTGGAAATAATTTCGGTACATTGGACAAATTACTATGACAGAAAAGCAGAACAACATTTATTACATACAGAAATAGCAACACATAATTTAGACAATAGTTTTAATGGTTATAATTATTGGACCTGTTTGTAATTATAAAAGGCCTTCGTTTTATGAGATAGTACAATCATATGAAAAAtggggggggggggggcTAAGCTACATGGTGTATTTCCCTGTATATTTaagaatttaatttcatcgTGTTAATATTGATGACATAGAAATATTGTAAAAAGAATTTAGTGTCTAAAATTGTCTTTTTCTTATGGATATATAAATTGTATATGAGTCTATCCGTAATGATATATGGACAGTGTAACGTAGTAGAAAGTGGCAATTAGAAAATGTGtcgtttatttttatagCAGATATCTTTACCGTGTCGCTACAGCTGCACCGTAAGAACAATCGAGCGTCACAGTGAATTCAGATAATAAGAGTGTCAATTaacaagaaattcaaaGCCTTCGATCCCAATAGTATTACAAAATGTCAGCTCGTTCTCTGTATCAGTAGCAGTTCgtaatttctttatccGACTCAACGTTACGGCATAAATATTTCAGGGAGTGTCACCTATTTAGAACTGAACACTTTCTTAAACATGGATCCAAACGACTTTTTggatttcttcttttctgaTGGCTTTGAAGTAGTAGGCGTTTTACTTGTTGACGTTTTACTCGTTGACGTTCCACGTACATTTTTATGCTTAGTCTTTTGTGACTCTGAACTCTTAACTTTTGCTAAATGCATATGACCGTTTTGAACTCTCGGTAATTTACCATAACTTGGCGATACAGTTGGAAGTAAATGatcatgatgatgaagagtCCCACTTGCAGAGGATTTTGTCTTTCTTATTTCGTTGCTTTTACTACTCCgattaatattatcatagTTTTTCCCGCTGTCATGCGTCATATCGGCTCCATCAATCAAGGATTTGACTTTATAAATCCCACCATCATTAAACTGAATTCTGGAACTACGTCTTGAAGTCCTTGAACTAGTTTGTGTAATCTTTTTACCGTCTTTGtcaaaaacaatatcattgttttgtaataataatgctcTTGACGAAACAGGTCTAACGTAACCCATACGTTCAAATAGGTcaattttgtatttttgtTCCTTAGAGACAGGGAAATATCCTGTAACGGAATTATCTGATAATTCCTCGTCATCTGAAGCAACTGGTTTACTATCTACAGCTGCCGTACTAAAAGGATTCTTTAGCGTCTTTGCTATAAGATTATCTAACCATTTTAATctatcttttcttttcaattgataattatCACTAGTCTTGGTTgtattttgattttcttcatctctttccattaataaatgcggatcaataaattcaaaggggataataaatacaggaataaaaaaatgcttcataatgaaaaatgggAATTTAACATACCCATTTCtaaatttaatttgaatGTTCGTACTAACAGTACTGAATAATTGGAAACTTGGTTTGTATAAACCTTCAATTGCACTTACAGCTTTCTTACtagaattatttttaaccATCTCGATTGTCACCCtcataattttatttttattgacTAATCTTTTAACATAATAATCTAATATTTCACGACATTTTTTCCTTGCCTCTTCATAGATGGCTTCAATATACAAACCTGTTGATACTttactttcattttttgattctttaaatgatgatgcaCCACTACGTGTAAGAGACGGACTAGATCCAGTTGAATTTATTCTTTCCTTATATATCGAATGTAATGATTTTTCCActaattcttcaaactCTGGTACTACTGTCATTATTACTAGATGATCGCCATCTTTAGCCATATTTTCTACAAACCAATCCAAAGTCGACCATGTGAAACGTCTTCCAGATATATAACAACAAACTGTTCTTAATGCAGTCAATGATTCCTTCTCCTTAGAAGCTAATTCCTCCTTAACTCTTGTAAGATAACTTTCAAAATCCGAATGCTGTGAAGTCATTGAGATGGCACGATAATTAACGGATGGTCTTGATGGATAAGTTAATGTCAATGAATCATACATAGTTTTGCTAAGAACAGGTATATTCCCATTACTTGAACCTTTATCCCCCACCCAATGAGCAGAGGAAGCTTGTTCACCAAAATCATAATCGGTCAGgtttgatttatttgatcTTCCTTTagaaatataaaaattCTCTAATTGAGCTAATTCCTCATCACTCATCCCTGCAAATGATTTAGTTCTTTTCTTATCGGGATCATCGACAGAGGCTCGTCTACTTCTATTCTCAATCCTATCTTCCACCTCATTTAAATTTGAGAACAATTCCTGCGTATAACCATGTTTAGAACCAGAATTCTTTGCAGTATTATCCTGCGTAATTTTCgtcattttcatttcagTTTCCGCATCCAGATCAGcaatatcaatatcttcaatcCTAGAAGGATCATCCACATCCCCACTAAAATGAATAGTACTATCTTTCCTCAAGACGGGCTTACTAGGAGGAGGGGGCAGTTTAGCCCCATACATTTCTGCTCTTTGACGTCTTCTCGCTTGCATAGGTGATTCACTTCTACTTCTAGTCAAAGATGTACTCATATCTACtttatcattgaaaagatGACTATACATCGTTGGGACCTGCATTTGTGATTTTGGTTTATAAGTTTGATGTTCGACAtctgttattattggtCTTGTCTCTCGCTGTTCTGAATCAGACGATTGATCTTCAAGAGTACTCCTTGTTTTATAAAGCGGGTTGTACTGTGGTGGGATATGGATGAAGTGATTGTTCAGACCAATGTGATAATTAccctttttcaattctgtAGCTTGGCTATCTACAAGGGACGGtgataaatcatcaaaGGATATGTGCTTGATGAATTTCGGGGTTGCCATATTGTTGAATGCTCTCTCTTATTTTTTCGAATATGTATATGTTCTAGTTCCTAGGATagaaatttaatattaagTTAGGGGTTGTGTAATAAATAGGTATTCCTTGAATAGTTGAGGTGTCTGTCTGGAGTTACAATGAAGATACCAGTCCTTTACACCAGTCTACTTGTAGGTAAGCTACAAGGTAATTATTTaactattatattttttctataaatTTCGGTACGGTCCTTTTTACTAAGGGGTCCTTTGGATTGCCCCGAAAAACATTGGCGTGTTAACTTAATAGTGAGTAATGTATGAACAAGCCACAAGAAGCTCAATGGCTCTCCTTTGGATATAAAATTTgatggaagaagaaaagcTCAGGTCTTCAATTTGTCCCAATACTTTgtgataaaaatattatgtACATTTATTAGATTAGAAGTTATAGTGTGATAAAtgttacaaaaaaatagtgtcctaaataatacaaaatttGACTGGAAAAGCCTTCTTCGTCAAAAAAAGTATTCGTCATATATCTATGCAACTTCCGTTGAGTCCATCGTTAGAAgcttctttttcaattctaacATTTCATCTTTCATAGAATCTCTTTCTTGtttgataataaacaaCTCTGCTTCAAGATTACTTATCTTCATATTTAAATGGGTTTCCCTTGCAGTTGAATGACTCGGCTGTTCGCTCACGTTGGTTGTACCTGACATGCCCGTTACGGAATCATCGGGGCTACTGCTGCTCATTATTTGCTCACGTTCAAGCTCAAGCTGTAGTTTCTTGTTTAATAACTTATATTTCTCCACTTCTTGTTGCGAAATTTTCAATGCTTTGCTTGCGGTAGCAACAGCATCCAAACTATCTTTATAATTCTTTTCAGTCTTCTCTAACTCATTTTCTTTGGATAGTAATTCTTGACTTAAAGTGCTGTGTTTTAGTTCCAAACTTTGGTATTCTTTACTTAGTTTATCTTTTGATTCAGACATTTCTTGACTTTTCGCTATTAGATCATCCAACCTATTAGATAATTTATCTACTACACTCTTATGATGaccattatcatcttctataGCAACCTCAGATTTCATTCCATCATCGAGCTTctgatttttcattattgtcATTTGTTTCCAGTgagataataattcatctaatgatgatgaataaGATATGATGTTATTTCTCAAATCCAATTCATATCGCGTAGCTTCTTTTTTCAGGGTATCATTCTCTTCGGTTACGAATTCATAGTCTCTTTGTAATTCctcatatttctttttataaATAGGCTCCAATTCATATGTCTCAATAGTCTTATTTTGTTgcttaataatttcattcaaatgTTCCACATCTAGAAATTTAGAAGATAataagttttcaaattcgtGCAATTTATCCTCTAGCAAACTCTTTTCAAGAGAATCATGTTCGAAACTATGATTTTGCTTTACTTCTTCcaattccttttctaaCTCTTTAATATGATCGCTTGCAATTTTCGCATTTTCTTTAGAACTTGTCTTCAATTCATACAATTCATTCCTCATCTTTTCTAGCACAACTCTATCAATAGTAATCTCACCCTtttcatcaccatcatcattatcatcatgaATATGTTTGGTCTCATCATGGGCCGCATCTAGGGAAGGAATAACATCCGTATGCtgatcatcatcatcggCATGATAACTATCTCCTGGAGCAGAAACATCAGTTTCTGAATGAGGATGATCAATTTCAACATCTGAATCAATAGCACTTTCAAATTGTGTCTCAGATCCACCATTACCATTACCTTCTGTACCTTTCATAGCTAAGGAATTCATTGGTCCTTTCGTCACAAGAATTGGATCATCCAATTTCACTGGAGATCTTGATGAATGTTTACTCATTTCAGGTGAAGATAATGTAGATGCAGCATTAGAATCAGAAGGTGATGGAGATGGTAAACGTGGAGGCGGTACTGGTGATGCTGATTTGGGTAAGTTAGCAACGTTGATGTCTTCTTGAACAGTATCGAATTCCTTAGTACGTTCTACATCTGGTGAATCTAATGGATGGCGTTCGCCTATTGTTGCGTTCAAATCTGAAGATGAGGAATGTGATATTCTTGGTTTTTCATTAGGATAGGTTGGGGATAATGTTGCATTATGATTTAGTGAGGAGACTACCTTTTCTTCTGGTGACATGTTTGCCAATTCATTTTGTCCCGCATATGGTGATAATTTAGCTACTGCTGCTTCAGTTTCTGATTTTGGAATGGCAGTTTTAGTGacagtttcttcttcttcttcttccctTTGTGGTTGCGCGTATGGTGTTAATATATTCTGAGCAATCGATGTTGGTAATGTTCCATTGTTATTCATAGGTgtactgttattattgttagttgattcaatatttcttgaatacGAATTAATTGGTGGCGTCGTTGGATTGAATTTTATAGGTGAAgagttttcaaaattattgttGAAGATACCTGGacataatttttccaaattggATAAATCCAAAACATACAGAATAGTTCCCTTACCCATGTTTGTATCAGATGTATGAAAATCAAAACTATCGATGTTTGCATAATCAAACTTATCACCACCCATGATCAAAATCTTATCgtttttcaataaagttACTGAATGTCCTGAACGACCTTGTGGTACCCCTTCTTTATAGAAAGGTAATTTGAACCATTTTAAAGTCTTTAAGTTTAGAAAATATAcatcattcaaataa
Coding sequences within:
- the KEL2 gene encoding Kel2p (similar to Saccharomyces cerevisiae KEL2 (YGR238C) and KEL1 (YHR158C); ancestral locus Anc_5.88) translates to MAPFKFGKKSNKDKNKREFSNESNGTLNHSPGSKQVSTPPKTRLPMASAFHPFQKQHPQQQQQQQQQQTQAPVSPPRDQLPSEHNTQQQPFISHNIHPQQQEQQPQQHSRIFMTPTPAGQRNVSAASSTMPMAYSQTLGNNLPSYNEPTDYHKLHPTTIWNRIKLQNSPFPRYRHVASSYVSDDGKIYVIGGLHDQSVYGDTWILSYENNGLSTTITSKTVDISENTPPPRVGHAATLCGNAFVIFGGDTHKVNKDGSMDDDIYLFNINSYKWTIPKPVGQRPLGRYGHKISIIATSQMKTKLYLFGGQFDDTYFNDLVVFDLSSFRRPDSHWEFIRPKSFIPPPLTNHTMCSYDHKLWVFGGDTLQGLTNQVFMYDPVDNDWCVVETFANNNDVSNIPPPIQEHAAVLYKDLMCVIGGKDESDNYLNDVYFLNLKTLKWFKLPFYKEGVPQGRSGHSVTLLKNDKILIMGGDKFDYANIDSFDFHTSDTNMGKGTILYVLDLSNLEKLCPGIFNNNFENSSPIKFNPTTPPINSYSRNIESTNNNNSTPMNNNGTLPTSIAQNILTPYAQPQREEEEEETVTKTAIPKSETEAAVAKLSPYAGQNELANMSPEEKVVSSLNHNATLSPTYPNEKPRISHSSSSDLNATIGERHPLDSPDVERTKEFDTVQEDINVANLPKSASPVPPPRLPSPSPSDSNAASTLSSPEMSKHSSRSPVKLDDPILVTKGPMNSLAMKGTEGNGNGGSETQFESAIDSDVEIDHPHSETDVSAPGDSYHADDDDQHTDVIPSLDAAHDETKHIHDDNDDGDEKGEITIDRVVLEKMRNELYELKTSSKENAKIASDHIKELEKELEEVKQNHSFEHDSLEKSLLEDKLHEFENLLSSKFLDVEHLNEIIKQQNKTIETYELEPIYKKKYEELQRDYEFVTEENDTLKKEATRYELDLRNNIISYSSSLDELLSHWKQMTIMKNQKLDDGMKSEVAIEDDNGHHKSVVDKLSNRLDDLIAKSQEMSESKDKLSKEYQSLELKHSTLSQELLSKENELEKTEKNYKDSLDAVATASKALKISQQEVEKYKLLNKKLQLELEREQIMSSSSPDDSVTGMSGTTNVSEQPSHSTARETHLNMKISNLEAELFIIKQERDSMKDEMLELKKKLLTMDSTEVA
- the NDAI0D02590 gene encoding uncharacterized protein (similar to Saccharomyces cerevisiae YGR237C; ancestral locus Anc_5.90) is translated as MATPKFIKHISFDDLSPSLVDSQATELKKGNYHIGLNNHFIHIPPQYNPLYKTRSTLEDQSSDSEQRETRPIITDVEHQTYKPKSQMQVPTMYSHLFNDKVDMSTSLTRSRSESPMQARRRQRAEMYGAKLPPPPSKPVLRKDSTIHFSGDVDDPSRIEDIDIADLDAETEMKMTKITQDNTAKNSGSKHGYTQELFSNLNEVEDRIENRSRRASVDDPDKKRTKSFAGMSDEELAQLENFYISKGRSNKSNLTDYDFGEQASSAHWVGDKGSSNGNIPVLSKTMYDSLTLTYPSRPSVNYRAISMTSQHSDFESYLTRVKEELASKEKESLTALRTVCCYISGRRFTWSTLDWFVENMAKDGDHLVIMTVVPEFEELVEKSLHSIYKERINSTGSSPSLTRSGASSFKESKNESKVSTGLYIEAIYEEARKKCREILDYYVKRLVNKNKIMRVTIEMVKNNSSKKAVSAIEGLYKPSFQLFSTVSTNIQIKFRNGYVKFPFFIMKHFFIPVFIIPFEFIDPHLLMERDEENQNTTKTSDNYQLKRKDRLKWLDNLIAKTLKNPFSTAAVDSKPVASDDEELSDNSVTGYFPVSKEQKYKIDLFERMGYVRPVSSRALLLQNNDIVFDKDGKKITQTSSRTSRRSSRIQFNDGGIYKVKSLIDGADMTHDSGKNYDNINRSSKSNEIRKTKSSASGTLHHHDHLLPTVSPSYGKLPRVQNGHMHLAKVKSSESQKTKHKNVRGTSTSKTSTSKTPTTSKPSEKKKSKKSFGSMFKKVFSSK